A window of Thunnus thynnus chromosome 17, fThuThy2.1, whole genome shotgun sequence contains these coding sequences:
- the LOC137168115 gene encoding immunoglobulin lambda-1 light chain-like isoform X1, producing MLGTLCTLITALTCVSGVTVVTQKPPVVTVRKGETVTMDCNLGTVTNERACWYKQIPGGVPQFVLSFYHGWSSVHYGSGFSSPKFTSNHQSKSDYRLIINNVEEGDSAVYYCKTWDTSVSEIAFGQGTKLIVTSSSLSPPVLTVFPPSSAELQSNKATLVCLSSQSVPFADVTWLSAGSPVSSGISSSTAVQQPDQTFQISSYLSIQTSDWNMDKVYTCKVSLGSQTSEKNINKSKCPAEE from the exons atgctGGGGACCCTCTGCACTCTCATCACTGCTCTAACAT GTGTGAGTGGTGTGACGGTGGTGACGCAGAAGCCTCctgttgtgacagtgaggaaagGAGAGACAGTCACCATGGACTGTAACCTGGGAACTGTTACTAATGAACGAGCTTGCTGGTATAAACAGATTCCAGGAGGAGTTCCTCAGTTTGTGCTGAGCTTTTATCATGGCTGGAGCTCTGTACATTATGGTTCTGGTTTCTCTTCTCCCAAATTCACATCTAATCATCAGTCAAAATCAGATTATCGACTGATCATCAACAATGTGGAGGAGGGAGACTCAGCAGTCTATTACTGTAAAACATGGGACACCTCTGTGAGTGAGATCGCAT TCGGACAAGGCACCAAGCTGATCGTGACAA GCTccagcctctctcctcctgtcctgaCAGTCTTCCCTCCGTCCAGTGCTGAGCTCCAGTCCAACAAAGCCACTCTGGTCTGTCTGTCCAGTCAGTCTGTGCCTTTTGCAGATGTGACCTGGTTGTCTGCTGGGAGTCCAGTGAGCAGTGGGATCTCTAGCAGCACCGCTGTTCAGCAACCAGACCAGACTTTCCAAATCAGCAGCTATCTGTCCATCCAGACATCAGACTGGAACATGGACAAGGTTTACACATGTAAAGTGTCTTTGGGCTCCCAGACTTCAGAGAAGAACATCAACAAGTCAAAGTGTCCCGCTGAAGAATAG
- the LOC137168115 gene encoding immunoglobulin lambda-1 light chain-like isoform X2, whose amino-acid sequence MLGTLCTLITALTYVDAAKVVTQTPAVHTVSTGQEVVLNCNIQRDDSYSARWYKHVPGKAPQYVLKFHHSDSSPSFGTGFSSDRFNSRSSSNIDYQFIIKRAEAGDSAVYYCHTWDSSAKENVFGQGTKLIVTSSSLSPPVLTVFPPSSAELQSNKATLVCLSSQSVPFADVTWLSAGSPVSSGISSSTAVQQPDQTFQISSYLSIQTSDWNMDKVYTCKVSLGSQTSEKNINKSKCPAEE is encoded by the exons atgctGGGGACCCTCTGCACTCTCATCACTGCTCTAACAT aTGTTGATGCGGCGAAAGTTGTGACCCAGACGCCCGCTGTCCACACAGTTTCTACAGGACAAGAAGTTGTTCTCAACTGCAACATTCAGAGAGATGATAGCTATTCTGCCCGATGGTATAAACATGTTCCTGGTAAAGCTCCTCAGTATGTTTTGAAATTTCACCATTCTGACAGCTCACCCAGCTTTGGAACAGGATTCTCCTCAGACCGATTCAACTCTAGATCTTCATCAAACATAGATTATCAGTTCATCATTAAGCGGGCAGAGGCAGGAGACTCTGCAGTCTATTACTGTCACACATGGGACAGCTCTGCTAAGGAGAACGTAT TCGGACAAGGCACCAAGCTGATCGTGACAA GCTccagcctctctcctcctgtcctgaCAGTCTTCCCTCCGTCCAGTGCTGAGCTCCAGTCCAACAAAGCCACTCTGGTCTGTCTGTCCAGTCAGTCTGTGCCTTTTGCAGATGTGACCTGGTTGTCTGCTGGGAGTCCAGTGAGCAGTGGGATCTCTAGCAGCACCGCTGTTCAGCAACCAGACCAGACTTTCCAAATCAGCAGCTATCTGTCCATCCAGACATCAGACTGGAACATGGACAAGGTTTACACATGTAAAGTGTCTTTGGGCTCCCAGACTTCAGAGAAGAACATCAACAAGTCAAAGTGTCCCGCTGAAGAATAG